In one window of Primulina tabacum isolate GXHZ01 chromosome 8, ASM2559414v2, whole genome shotgun sequence DNA:
- the LOC142554210 gene encoding SKP1-like protein 1B, with the protein MSSQKVIALKSSDGETFEVEEAVAVESQTIKHMIEDNCADTTIPLPIVTSKILAKVIEYCKRHVESAAKDSSDAVSTDKVVDDDLKNFDTEFVKVDQGTLFDLILAANYLNIKSLLDLTCQTVADMIKGKTPEEIRKTFNIKNDFTPEEEEEVRRENAWAFE; encoded by the exons ATGTCTTCGCAGAAGGTGATCGCGTTGAAGAGCTCGGACGGCGAGACATTCGAGGTGGAGGAGGCTGTTGCTGTTGAATCTCAGACTATAAAGCACATGATCGAGGATAACTGCGCCGACACCACTATCCCGCTGCCTATCGTCACATCCAAGATCCTCGCCAAGGTGATTGAGTACTGCAAGCGCCACGTCGAATCCGCCGCCAAGGATTCCTCCGACGCTGTTTCGACGGACAAGGTCGTCGACGACGACTTGAAGAATTTCGATACCGAGTTCGTGAAGGTTGATCAGGGGACGCTCTTTGATCTGATTTTG GCTGCGAACTACCTAAACATCAAGAGTTTACTCGATCTCACTTGTCAAACCGTGGCTGACATGATCAAGGGGAAGACACCTGAGGAAATTCGCAAGactttcaacataaaaaatGACTTTACTCCAGAGGAGGAAGAAGAAGTTCGCAGGGAGAATGCATGGGCGTTTGAGTGA